In Calothrix sp. PCC 7507, one DNA window encodes the following:
- a CDS encoding CAP domain-containing protein yields MIRHTISSIAAGAFVLASAAAIAAPDQTSHPKSPQAASHSLLLAQANTNTGALEESVFKQINQYRASQKLPALTRNASIDNQARIHSQNMANGKVAFGHQGFPQRVQAIAIPYRGAAENVAYNQRYSDPATRAVQGWLKSSGHLANIKGNYNLTGIGVASNRKGEIYFTQIFIRKA; encoded by the coding sequence ATGATTCGCCACACCATTTCTAGTATTGCTGCAGGTGCTTTTGTCTTAGCCAGTGCAGCCGCCATTGCTGCACCTGATCAAACTTCTCACCCGAAGTCTCCACAAGCAGCAAGTCATAGCCTCTTACTTGCACAAGCTAACACCAACACCGGCGCTCTTGAAGAGTCAGTTTTCAAACAAATTAATCAATACCGCGCTAGTCAAAAGCTACCAGCACTGACTCGAAATGCTAGCATCGACAATCAAGCGAGAATTCACAGCCAGAACATGGCTAACGGTAAAGTTGCTTTTGGACATCAAGGATTTCCACAACGAGTGCAGGCGATCGCTATTCCTTATCGAGGAGCCGCAGAAAATGTCGCTTACAATCAGAGATATAGCGATCCGGCTACGCGAGCAGTTCAAGGCTGGCTCAAAAGCTCAGGACATCTTGCCAACATCAAAGGTAATTACAACCTCACAGGAATTGGTGTTGCCAGCAATCGCAAAGGTGAAATTTACTTCACTCAAATATTCATTCGCAAAGCATAA